The Filimonas lacunae genomic sequence GGCACCGGTGTAATCTCCTCTTTGCATCAGCACGCGGCCCAGTAAAAAGTTAGCGGCTGCATTGGTAGCGCGACCTTTATCTGTATTGGTTTTAGTGGGCAACACGGTAGCGGCATCCTGCAGGTCTTTGATGATTAATGCATATACGTCATCTTCAGACGACCGGGGTTTATAACCATTGGAGTTAGCAACCGTATTCGTGTATATAGGTACCGGTCCCCACATGGTCACCAACTCGTTATAAGCCCAGGCGCGTAAGAATTTGGCCTCACCTACACAGCGATCGCGTAAGGTGGTATTGTCTGTTACTTTAGGACTGTTTTCAATAACAGCATTGGCCCGATGAATCATAGTATAAGCGCCGTTCCATACAGCATTCATTACAGAGTTGGTAGGGTCTGTTGCTCCTGTCAGTATTTGTCCCCTGGGGGCTTCGAGCTGGCCACCACCGGTAGCTACATCATCACTGCGCAAATCGTGCACAAAAAACCATTCACGGGCTACCAGCGAGTTGCCATGCATGGCGGCGTAAATAGCATTGGTGCCGGATTGTAATTCGGCAGCTGTTTTATAGTATTGATTAACTGGAACAGTATTCGGATCTGATTTGTCAAGGTTTTTACTACAGGCACTTACCAGTAAACAGGAAGCAGCCAGGCTTTTCAATATATATCTGTTGAACATAAATATCTTTTTAAGTATTCACAAAACATTAAAATCCTACCTGCACACCTAACTGGAAGGATCTTGCAGAAGGGTATTGTCCATAATCAATGCCGTTGGTTAAGGTGTTTCTTCTGGAACCTATTTCGGGGTCCCAGCCTTTGTAACCGGTAAAGGTGAACAGGTTTTGAGAAGATACATATACTCTGAAACGGGTGATAGTATTCTTAGTAAGCGATTGTAAAGCAGATTCCGGAAGTGTATAACCAATCATGAGGTTTTTAACACGCAGGAAAGAACCGTTTTCTATCCACCGGGTACTTACCCGTGAATTGCCATTCGGATCACCATTCACAGCCCGTGGTATGTCGGTACGCGTATTAGTAGGCGTCCACGCATTCAGTACATTGGTGCCGGAGTTAAACAGCCTCACCATGCCTTCTACAATCACTCTTTCGGCATTGAATATTTTATTGCCCTGTACGCCTTGAAAAAATACACCTGCATCAAAGTTTTTATAAGAAGCGGTATAGTTCAGTGAATATGAGAATTTAGGCAGATAGCTACCGATAAAGGTTCTGTCCTCCGAAGTAATTTTACCATCTGGCTTTAAATCTTTAAACCGGATATCACCTGCGGAAGTGGCTCCGGCTACCTGAACGGCAGCTTTGGTTACCTCTTCTGCATTTTGAAATATACCATCTGTTACATAGCCATAAAATGATTGTATAGGCTGGCCTACCACTGTGTTGGTAATATCGCCATTGCCAAAGTCGGCATCAGCACCGCCGGTGAAAGAAGCGTTTTCCGTGTTCAGTTTTAGCACCTTATTCCTATAGGCGCTAACCAGTCCGCTGATATCCCATTTAAAAGCACCTTGTGTTTTATGGTAACCCAGCTGTACTTCAAATCCATTGTTTTGCATGCTGGCAACGTTGATAGGGGGCAGGTTGTCTGTAGCTGTTCCATAGCCAAAAGAAGGCGGTAAAGGCACTTTGATAATCAGGTTGTCTGTTTTTCTTCTGAAGTATTCTGCAGTAAGGGTTACCCTATTGCCGAATAATCCTAAGTCTACACCAAAGTTCAGCTGCTTGGTTACTTCCCATTCCAGGTCGGGGTTGGCCTGCCTGTTATAAAAGCTGCCATTAGGGCCGCTGATGGTGCCGTTGAAAGGATAATCTGTCTGATTGCCTTGTACAGGAAGCTGGTAAGGATAGTTGCCCAATACTGTACCGTTAATGCCGGTAAGGCCATAGCCTGCTCTTATTTTCAATTCTGATATTTCAGGTATACCGTTTAGGAACGATTCTTTGTCCAGCTTCCAGCCGATAGATGCCGCAGGGAAGTTTTTATACTTATGACCCGGTGCAAAAACCGACAAGCCATCCCGGCGCATACTGGCACTGAGCATGTATTTGCCGGCGAAGTCGTAAGTTAAACGACCTACATAAGAGAGTATGAAGTTCTCTTCCAGGCGACTGTTAGCAGCTATATTGCTTGCACCATTCAGGGTTTTTACATTATTGTTATTCTGGTTGCCGGAAGCAGTTTCGTCGATATAACTTTGTCCCTGCTGTTCATATACAGCAGTTACATTCACATGATGTTCGTGAAAGAGCTTGTCAAAAGTCAGCTGCTGGGTAAAAAGCTGTGTAGTATATAGCTGACGTTCGTTGGTGATTTTAGCAGTAGGCGTGGTGCCTGTTCCTCCATCGTCGAATATCGGTATATATTGCTGCTGGTATAAATTGGAATAATCTACACCGTAAGTAGAACGTGCCTTTAGCCAGGGCGTCAGGTTGATATCCAGGTAAGCAGTACCCAGTATTTTCAGTGTTTTGCGTGTATTATAGCCCACCAGTGCACCTTCTACCGGGTTAGTGGGATCGGATGCATCAAAGCTGCTGTTAGGGCCACGGAAGCCGCCTGGCAGCGTAGGATCGTAAACGGGCAAATAAGGCTGCATGCGCACCACGTTGGTTAAAGGAGAGCGGTTGCCGCCAGTGCCTTCATACTTCTGTTTGTTTACAGAGAGGTACAGGTTTTCTCCAAAGGTGAACACCTTACTCAGCTTATGTTCTGAGTTGACACGGAAGTTACCCCTTTCAAAGCCCAGTCCCTGTGCAATACCATCCTGTTTAAAATAACCGGAAGAGGTATAAAAGCGCGACTTATCTGTACCGCCGCTTAAGGATAAATTATGCTGGGTGATCAAGGCGTTTCTTACAAAGTATTCAT encodes the following:
- a CDS encoding SusC/RagA family TonB-linked outer membrane protein → MKKNTAPKGLPGCFMRIKLLLLLVAHCLCLATYAHPPAVITGKVITETGEPLSGVSVLIKGSNKGTTTNQTGSFSITAATGDVLEFSIVGYKKVTVTVGTETNITIRLQADVTNLNDIVVVGYGSQRRSTLTGAVSSVSGKTLGELPVAGVDQALQGRVTGLNVTNNGSPGDAPIIAIRGISSIGYATDPLYVIDGFPSANMTYFDAKDVESIEVLKDASAAAIYGSRATNGVIMITTKKGKRDGKLQVNLDSYVGIQSPWKKIDLLNTQQYQQYAKALLGEDGYNSIPRLQPANFNSPIYSGATQTYAQTNTDWQDEYFVRNALITQHNLSLSGGTDKSRFYTSSGYFKQDGIAQGLGFERGNFRVNSEHKLSKVFTFGENLYLSVNKQKYEGTGGNRSPLTNVVRMQPYLPVYDPTLPGGFRGPNSSFDASDPTNPVEGALVGYNTRKTLKILGTAYLDINLTPWLKARSTYGVDYSNLYQQQYIPIFDDGGTGTTPTAKITNERQLYTTQLFTQQLTFDKLFHEHHVNVTAVYEQQGQSYIDETASGNQNNNNVKTLNGASNIAANSRLEENFILSYVGRLTYDFAGKYMLSASMRRDGLSVFAPGHKYKNFPAASIGWKLDKESFLNGIPEISELKIRAGYGLTGINGTVLGNYPYQLPVQGNQTDYPFNGTISGPNGSFYNRQANPDLEWEVTKQLNFGVDLGLFGNRVTLTAEYFRRKTDNLIIKVPLPPSFGYGTATDNLPPINVASMQNNGFEVQLGYHKTQGAFKWDISGLVSAYRNKVLKLNTENASFTGGADADFGNGDITNTVVGQPIQSFYGYVTDGIFQNAEEVTKAAVQVAGATSAGDIRFKDLKPDGKITSEDRTFIGSYLPKFSYSLNYTASYKNFDAGVFFQGVQGNKIFNAERVIVEGMVRLFNSGTNVLNAWTPTNTRTDIPRAVNGDPNGNSRVSTRWIENGSFLRVKNLMIGYTLPESALQSLTKNTITRFRVYVSSQNLFTFTGYKGWDPEIGSRRNTLTNGIDYGQYPSARSFQLGVQVGF